In Terriglobus aquaticus, the genomic window ATGGCCAAGGTGGCCGGCTACGTGCGCAGCATCCGCGTCGACCTGGGATCGCACGTCCGCGCAGGCGATGTTCTGGCGACGCTCGAAGTGCCGGAAATCCAGCAAGACGTTCAGAAAGCGAAAGCCGGCTTGGCTGCTGCGGAGGCAAACATTGTCTCCGCGCAGGCGGGTGTGCAACGCGCCCAGGCTGCTGCAGATATCGCGCAACTCTCGTACCAGCGCATCAACGATGTCGCCACCAAAAACAAGGGCCTGGTGCCCCGGCAGGACGTCGACGTCTCCCGGTCGCGAAGTGCGGAAGCGGCCGCCCAACTGGCCAGCGCAAAATCAGCTCTGCTGGCTGCGCAGGAGCAACGGTCCGCCGCCGCATCGGACTTTGCACGCGCCGGAGCGATGGCACAGTACGCAACGATCCGGGCGCCCTTCGATGGCATCGTGACGAAGCGCTATGCGAACACGGGATCCATGATCCAGGCAGGGATCTCGTCCCAAACCCAGGCCATGCCTGTCGTCCGGCTCGCGCAGTACAACGTCCTGCGCCTCACGCTGCCGGTTCCCGTGACCGATGCAGCCGAGGTCAAAGACGGCCAGCCAGTCGACGTGACCGTGACCAACCCGCCGCGCCAACTGCACGGCAAAATCTCGCGCTACGCCGGATCGGTGCAGATGTCGACCCGCACCATGGACACGCAGGTGGACGTGCCCAATGCGGACGGCAGTTTGCTGCCGGGCATGTACGCGGAGGTTCACCTGCACCTTGCGGACCGGCCCAACGTGATGAGCGTTCCGATCGATGCCGTGGATGGGCTGGGCACAAGTGCCGAGCAGGCGTATGTGGTCCGTGGCGGCGTGGTTCATGTCGCGCAAGTGACGACAGGCCTGCAGACAGCAACGCGGCTTGAGGTTCTTTCCGGCTTGCAACCAGGCGACCAGGTCATTGTTGGACGGCATACCGGCCTGGCTGAGGGAGAACAGGTGAAAGCGCACCTTGCTACCTACGAGAACGACGCGAGCCACGGCTAAGGCTCAGCAACACCGGAAAGAGCGAGGAAGATGTCAGGATTCTCCATACGTAACCCTTACCTGATCGTTGTGCTCTGCCTGGTCATGATGATTCTGGGTACGGTCAGCGCCGCGGATATGCCCGTGGACATGTTCCCGGCCGTCAACTTACCTGTCGTTGCGGTAGCCACCTTCTACTCGGGAATGCCACCCGCGCAGATCGAAACCAATATCACCTACCACCTGGAGCGCCAGTTCACCCTGGCCAGCGGCATCGATCACATGGAGTCGCGCTCGCTTCCCGGTGTAAGCCTGATCCGCGTCTACTTTCGCGCGGGTACGGACGCGGACGCCGATGCGGCAACCATCTCCTCGCTCGCCATGAGCGATCTGCGCGACATGCCTCCGGGCACGTATCCGCCCGTCATCCTCAAGCAGGACGCAGCGAGTATTCCTGTGAACCTGGTGACGCTCTCCGGTTCAGGACTGGACGAGAGCAAGCTGAAGGATCTGGGGCAAAACTTCGTTCGCAACCAGCTTGCAAACGTGCCGGGAGCATCGGTTCCGCAGCCCTTCGGCGGGCGCTGGCGGCAGATCATGCTCTACGCCGATCCCTACAAGCTCGAGGCCAACCAGCTTAGCCCGATGGATGTGGTGCGCGCCGTGAACGACGCCAACGTCATTCTGCCCGCGGGCGATGTCGAGATCGGGCGGAACGACTATGACCTCTACACCAACTCCATGCTGGGCGGCGCAAGCGACATCGCGCAGCTTCCGCTCAAGATGGTTGGGCAATCGCCGGTGCGCGTCGGTGACGTCGCGACCGCGCAGGACTCCTTCAGCAGGCAGTTCAACGTGGTGCGCGTGAACGGCCAGCGTGCCGTGTACCTGCCGATCTTTAAGGCGGGAGCCGACGCTAACACGATCTCGATCGTGGAGGGTGTCCGCGCGACGCTCAAGAAGCTATATGACGTTCCGGCCTCGCTCAAGACGTTGGTCGTCTTCGACCAGTCGCGCTTTGTGAAGACCGCCATTACAACGCTGCTGCATGAGGGCGGCATCGGTCTGTTCCTCACCTGCCTGATGATCCTGGTTTTCCTTGGCAGCATGCGGGCGACCCTGGCCGTCTTCTTCTCCATTCCCCTTTCGCTGCTCACTACCTTCTTTGTTCTGAAGCTCACGGGCAGTTCCATCAACAGCATGGTCCTGGGTGGACTGGCTCTTGCGCTGTCCCGGTTGATCGACAACTCGGTTGTGGTCCTCGAAAACATCTTCCGCCACCTGGAGGGCGGCGAAGCGCCGGTGGTGGCTGCAGAAAAAGGCGGCCAGGAAGTCGCGCTGCCGGTACTTGCAGGCACGCTCACCACGGTGGTTGTCTTCTTTCCCGTCACCATGTTGTACGGTGTGAGCCGGTTTCTCTTCTCGGCACTCGCGCTGGCCGTTGTCATTTCGCTGTTCGCTTCCTACTTCGTCGCACTCACCGTGGTCCCACTCTTTTGCGCACGCTTCATCAAGAGTCCGCATGGTGATGTTGTCCACGAATCGGCGGAGGCGGAGCATGCAATCAGCGCGGCACCCTCCAGGCGGCCAAGCTTTGGTGCACGCTTCAACGCGAGCTTCACGCGCGGTTTTGACGCCATGCTGCACCGCTACGACGCCTCGGTGAACAAGGTGCTCGAGGCTCCCAAACTTGTGCTCGCCGCGTTTGGTGTCGTGTTCCTGCTGAGCCTTCTTCTTTTTCCTCTGCTCGGGCTGTCATTCTTTCCCCGCACCGACGCCGGCCAGTTCGTTATCAACTTCAAGGCACCTTCGGGCACCAAGCTGACCGAAACGGAAGCCGAAGCAGCAAAGATCGAGGGCATCGTTCGCGGCATCGTCTCCAAGCACGACATGGGTCTGGCCGTGACGAATATCGGCGTCGATCCTGGCTTCTCTGCCCTCTTCACACCGAATGCTGCGACGCACACCGGATTCACGCAGGTAGCACTCACTGAGGATCACTCGGTCAGCAGCTACGCCTACATTGACCGGGTAAAGTCCGCGCTGGCGAACCAGATGCCGGAGCTGCAGACCTTCTTCTCCAGCGGCAGTCTTGTCGATGGCGTACTCAACATGGGCGCTCCCGCTCCCATCGATATCCGGGTGGCAGGCAACAACATCAACGACGACTACGCGACAGCCCAGTCGATTGCCGAGAAGGTACGCCGCATCTCCGGAGTCGCAGACGTATACATCCCCCAGGACATCGACTACCCCTCTCTCCGCATCGCGGTAGACCGCACCCGCGCAGACGAGCTTGGCCTGACTGAGAAAGAGATCGTCTCCAACATCATCACCGCGCTCACCTCAAACCAGATGATCGCGCCCAGCGTTTGGATCGATCCAAAGAGCGGCAACAATTACTTCCTCACCGTTCAGTACAAGGAGGGTCAGGTCAAGTCGTTGGAAGACCTGAAGGCGATCCCGCTGCACGGCAGGGGCATCACGCAACCGACCCGGCTGGATATGGTGGCGGACATCCAGCAGTTCAAAGCACCCACGGAACTGGACCACACGCAGATCCGCCGCTTTGTTGACGTCTACGTTCGTCCACAGAAAGAAAGCCTGAACGGCATCGCCAGGCAGATCGACCAGATTGTTGCGTCTGCACATCCGCCTCAAGGAATCGACGTAACCCTGACCGGAAGCGTGAACTCGATGAACGCGTCGTTCCGCAGCTTCGCTATCGGGCTCACCCTGTCGGTTCTTCTGCTCTTTCTTATTCTCGTGGCGCAGTTCCGCTCCTTCATCGATCCGTTTATCATTCTGCTGGCTCTCCCTCCGGGCATCACAGGAGTAATCGTCGCCCTGCTGCTGTGGGGCACCACACTCAATGTCATGTCGCTGATGGGTGTCGTCATGCTCGCCGGCATCGCACTGTCCAACAGCATCCTGATCGTGGAGTTCGCTCACCACTTGATGAAAGAGGGCATGGCAGTGCGTGAAGCGATCACCACATCGTGCCGGGTACGCCTCCGCCCCATCCTCATGACCTCCTTGGCCACTTGGATCGGTCTGCTTCCAATGGCCCTCAAGCTCGGGGAAGGCAGCGAAGCCTACGCGCCTTTGGCTCAGGCGCTTATCGGAGGCCTCACCGTCTCCGTAGTTCTCACAGTGTTTCTTGTCCCCGCCGGCTTCTTCCTCGTCTATCGAGACCAAGGCCCGACCATTTCGTGACCGGCGCCATGCCTTTCATGGGGGAGTACCGCCGAGTTTCACAGACAACGAGCCGTCCGCGCCGTCAGTGTTTGCAAAGGTCTTCCTACCCTTATTGCTGCCCCGAACTGAGCCATGCGTTTGCAGCCTGTGTACCCCTCGGACCACGGTTGACGAGCGTAGCGCAAAGCTGCCCGGAAACCGCTGACCGACGACAAACTGTAGCGGAGTTTGTGGCGGGTACCCGCCCAGACAGCTTTGGCCGGTGCGCATGAGCGGCGTAGATTCGCTCGGAACGGTCACTTTGTACGATTTGGAGCTGGGTTCAGATACAGCCTCCCCAATATGAGTGAGCCTCAATCCGCGACTGCAGGTTACAAACCGAGATGGGTCAATCGTTATCCACGAGAGAGGAGATGACATGAGAACAGGCCCTTCAGGCGACTCTGGCAATCGAATCGCATGTGGTGTCATCCCTTCGAAGCGATGATGTACTGAGGGCTTTCTGAACAACTCCTCATCATTGTAAGAAGCCACGCACAATCGGCATCTCAGACGCGTACCTAAGTTCGTCGGAAGTCGACTTCGTGAGCGGCGATGGCTTCTTCAATCGTGGCAAAAGTTTGGGTGCGTTCGTCAGGCGCCTGCTCGAAGAGCAGTTCGAGATCTTGCTGCTCTCGCCACGAGTCCTCTTGCGCTGCCTTGAAAGGGGCGGGGTAGCTGTCTGCGCTCTGCACGCAATACCTCCGCCCCGGAAGAGTTTCGAAGCATTGGTACCTTGTCAGTCCCACGGCTGTTCGTTTCCACACGTCGACGCTCTTGTACAGCATTGCCGCCGATCATATTGGGGCTGGTGGGCGGAGGACCAGCAGATCACCAACTGCCAACATCAGTACCTGTAAACGCCCTTATGGGAAGTTTGGCAGATGACACCAAGTTGAGACGACGGAAGCCCAGGGTCGATGCCCTGGGCTGCCGTGGTACACCGTGCGGCTTACCTACGCAGCGAAGCGACGACGTGCTGCAACGATCACACCCAGGACACCGGTGCCGAGTAGAGCCAGGCTGGATTGCTCCGGGGTGGACAACGTTCACCGGCACTGCTGCAGACGCTGTCGTAAAGTCAATGCCCACCACCAAGTTGTTATTCGCCCCATCGTCGAAGCAGATGTTGCCACTCGGCGAGATGAAGCTGAGGCCGTCTATGCTCGCACCCCAGTACTGCCCCCCGTAGACAAGGCTGACGTTGTTTCCGTGACCAGTCCAGATTCCATGCTCACCGGCAAACACGTGACCGTTCTTGCAACCTTTTGTTAGCACGGTCGAGAGTTGAGAGTCCGGGGTTGATGTCGCATCCTCCGCCTGCAACCGGATTGGGGTCGTTGGGTAGCTCCGACAGAAAGAGTGTGTACGTCGTCGTGTTCGTGAGCACGCTGTAAGTGGCGGA contains:
- a CDS encoding efflux RND transporter periplasmic adaptor subunit; its protein translation is MNRTGRAVAISLSTACCVSFLTSCRSSAPPPAELPVVPVAVVGPATLQNNVVLSAEFQPFQEVDVMAKVAGYVRSIRVDLGSHVRAGDVLATLEVPEIQQDVQKAKAGLAAAEANIVSAQAGVQRAQAAADIAQLSYQRINDVATKNKGLVPRQDVDVSRSRSAEAAAQLASAKSALLAAQEQRSAAASDFARAGAMAQYATIRAPFDGIVTKRYANTGSMIQAGISSQTQAMPVVRLAQYNVLRLTLPVPVTDAAEVKDGQPVDVTVTNPPRQLHGKISRYAGSVQMSTRTMDTQVDVPNADGSLLPGMYAEVHLHLADRPNVMSVPIDAVDGLGTSAEQAYVVRGGVVHVAQVTTGLQTATRLEVLSGLQPGDQVIVGRHTGLAEGEQVKAHLATYENDASHG
- a CDS encoding efflux RND transporter permease subunit, which gives rise to MSGFSIRNPYLIVVLCLVMMILGTVSAADMPVDMFPAVNLPVVAVATFYSGMPPAQIETNITYHLERQFTLASGIDHMESRSLPGVSLIRVYFRAGTDADADAATISSLAMSDLRDMPPGTYPPVILKQDAASIPVNLVTLSGSGLDESKLKDLGQNFVRNQLANVPGASVPQPFGGRWRQIMLYADPYKLEANQLSPMDVVRAVNDANVILPAGDVEIGRNDYDLYTNSMLGGASDIAQLPLKMVGQSPVRVGDVATAQDSFSRQFNVVRVNGQRAVYLPIFKAGADANTISIVEGVRATLKKLYDVPASLKTLVVFDQSRFVKTAITTLLHEGGIGLFLTCLMILVFLGSMRATLAVFFSIPLSLLTTFFVLKLTGSSINSMVLGGLALALSRLIDNSVVVLENIFRHLEGGEAPVVAAEKGGQEVALPVLAGTLTTVVVFFPVTMLYGVSRFLFSALALAVVISLFASYFVALTVVPLFCARFIKSPHGDVVHESAEAEHAISAAPSRRPSFGARFNASFTRGFDAMLHRYDASVNKVLEAPKLVLAAFGVVFLLSLLLFPLLGLSFFPRTDAGQFVINFKAPSGTKLTETEAEAAKIEGIVRGIVSKHDMGLAVTNIGVDPGFSALFTPNAATHTGFTQVALTEDHSVSSYAYIDRVKSALANQMPELQTFFSSGSLVDGVLNMGAPAPIDIRVAGNNINDDYATAQSIAEKVRRISGVADVYIPQDIDYPSLRIAVDRTRADELGLTEKEIVSNIITALTSNQMIAPSVWIDPKSGNNYFLTVQYKEGQVKSLEDLKAIPLHGRGITQPTRLDMVADIQQFKAPTELDHTQIRRFVDVYVRPQKESLNGIARQIDQIVASAHPPQGIDVTLTGSVNSMNASFRSFAIGLTLSVLLLFLILVAQFRSFIDPFIILLALPPGITGVIVALLLWGTTLNVMSLMGVVMLAGIALSNSILIVEFAHHLMKEGMAVREAITTSCRVRLRPILMTSLATWIGLLPMALKLGEGSEAYAPLAQALIGGLTVSVVLTVFLVPAGFFLVYRDQGPTIS
- a CDS encoding superoxide dismutase family protein, translating into MSLNPRLQVTNRDGSIVIHERGDDMRTGPSGDSGNRIACGVIPSKR
- a CDS encoding PEP-CTERM sorting domain-containing protein, whose amino-acid sequence is MSTPEQSSLALLGTGVLGVIVAARRRFAA